The following DNA comes from Legionella sp. PATHC032.
CTGAGTTTGTGCAGGCTTATCTCTTAAAACGAGAAAATACACGACCCCCAAGATAATTCCCATTACACTGACCAATTCAAGTGCCTTGCGCCAACCTTCATGTTGAACCAAAAATGCCAAAGGCATCTGCCCTCCCACAGCACCTAACATGGCTGCTGTCATAAACATTCCTGATACTAAAGCAAATCGTTTTGGAGAAAACCATACAGCAGCTAACTTAAAACAAGATACGGCAGCAAAAGCAGCCCCTGCACCCATCAATGCTCGACTTAAGCAAGCCAGCCATAAAGTATTGGTTTGAGAAAAAATATAAGTACTGATACTGCAGACAAAAATGGCAAAGGTTGTCAGCAATCGTGGACTGTACCTGTCTAACATTACACCCACAGGAATCTGCATGAATAAATAGGAATAAAAATAAAAAGCTGACAAATTCCCAAGGCCGGCCGCATTAACCTGGAATGCCTTCATCAAATCAGCTGTCATCACACTGGGGGAAACCTGAATCAAATATTTATAAAAGAAAAAACAGGCCGCTATGGTCCATATAATCCAAAGGTACGTTTTAGCTAGCAAAGGGTGCTTAAATGACAATGTGTTCACAATAACTCCTAACTTATTCGCTTCAGGTTAGTGATAAAATTTCAATAACTGCTGGGTCTTATCTGCTGCCATTATCGCCCTGAGGCGGGGCAGATAAGTCAGGAGAGAAGCCGTCTCAGAGCAGAGGAAAGGGTAAAGCTGACCACCACCACGACGACGACAATTGAGGTGAAAGAATTTAAAGCAACATGCGACAATCCAACAGGCAGCCTGTTGCTGTTTTGGAAGCAAGACTTTCTGCTTATTAATTGTCGGTTTATATTCATAAAAAAACAGGAAATTAAAAGAATGTTTAATGTTAACTTTTTAGGCAATGTGTTGTCAAGATCACAAACAGCCAATGGATACTTTTTTAAATTTTGTTATTACAGATACATTTATTAACCTGTTTCACTTGCAAAAAAATCTGCATACAGAAATAATAAATTCTTACATTTATATGCAAATTGATGACAAGTTACCTTAAAAGGAACCAAGGGAATGGAGTTAACCTCATCCGATAACCAACTATTTCAAAGCTCCAAAGCAAGTCTGGCTCTGGTTACTGTTTTCGTAGGAGTCGGTTCCGGTTTTTTAGGGATGTGCCTGGCCATGTTATTGCACTACCTTCAACATATTGCCTATGGATACAGTCCCCTTCATATAATGAGTAATGAAACTTTTCTGGAGGGAGTTAGAGCATCTTCTGCTGATCGGAGAATAAGCATACTATTCCTTTGTGGCTTAATAGCTGGCGCGGGATGGTGGGCACTTTATCGCTTTGGTAAACCATTAGTCAGTATTGCCTCAGCAATAAAATCAGGTAAACCCATGCCTGTTCTCAGTACCTTCATTCATGCTTTTCTACAAATTATAACGATTGCCTTGGGTTCGCCTCTTGGACGAGAAGTAGCTCCCCGTGAGGTAAGTTCTGTCTTTGCTTTCTGGTTATCTAGCAAAGCAGGATTAACTCCTGAGGAAAGCAAAATCATGTTGGCATGTGGAGCAGGCGCAGGACTTGCGGCAGTTTATAATGTGCCTTTAGGAGGTGCTGTTTTTGTTTTGGAAGTGCTGCTATGCACTTCCAACTGGACTGTCTTGCTTCCTGCATTATCTTCTTCTGCTATAGCAGTTCTGGTGTCTTGGTGGGGCTTGGGAAATGAATCGATTTATCAACTACCCGAATTTTCATTAACTGCGCCTTTAATTATTTGGTCTATTCTTGCCAGTCCTGTGTTAGGCTTTTTTGCCTTTTGGTTTATTCAAATTGCTACAGTACAACGCAGCAAAGCCATGCATAACTGGCAAATGATATTGGCTTGTTTAATTAATTTTTCACTCATTGGTGTATTTGCAGTTTATTTTCCTTCCTTACTAGGTAACGGCAAAAGCCCGGCACAAATGGAGTTTGATCAAGCAGTAGGAATTGGTTTAAGCATTTTACTATTTCTGTTGCGGAATGTATTCGTTTGGTCAAGCTTACGTGTTGGGGCACAAGGAGGCTTATTAACGCCATCACTGGCTAATGGTGCCTTGCTCGGAGCTGTTCTTGGTGGTGTCTGGAACTTGTATTTCCCACCCGCTCCCATACATGCCTTCGCCCTTATTGGTGCCACGGCTTTTCTTGCTGCGGCACAAAAGATGCCTTTAACTGCAATTATCCTTATTTTCGAATTCACCCGGATTAATTTTATCTTTCTTATCCCTATCATGCTTGCTGTTTCCGGCTCTATGGGTATGTGCCAGTTAACCAAGAACTATTACATTAAATATAAAGTATGATTGTTAGTAATTAGCTGGAATTATTGTGCCAAAATTGGTCACTTTAACCAAAATATACCATCAGGATGCTATACTTATATTGTAATATGATGAAAAGGAAGTTCACTATGCCTAAGAAGTTTACTAGAAAAATACCACTTATTTCCAAAGAAGAGTGTTTTGCTTTATTACCTGGGTACTGCATCAATGCGATGAATCTTCTAAAACGAGGGAATCACACACTCTATTATGAAGAAATTGAATCTCTATCAAAAATTTTTGTTACCCTGGTCACGCATTATTCGGAGCCAATAGAATCAATTATCAATCGCATGGAAAAAGCGATGTATGGTGCCTATAAAGAGGAATTAGATAAAATTGAGCATGAAATTCAACGCCTGTTTAAGATAAGAAAAAATACTCCGATTCATTCTCTATTTGGCGAAAGAGAAATCGAAAAATTAACTATACAGATTTCAGAATTAGAAAAATGCAAATCAGTACCTATAAAGGAAATTATTCAAGGACTTATCTACGATACCTTAGATAAGGCAAGCCAGGCTCTAACGGATAGAGTGCCGGAAAATTATAAATCGCAAGAATATGAGAGCCGAGGTAATCCTTTCCAATAAGATCAGGTATAGTGTTAAATAAAACACAACCAATCACTTATAATCTAATTTACTCTGATAGCACTTGCTTATTTCTTTTCATTACCCATTTTAAAATTGCTGTGTGGATTAATAATGAATCACACTTTGCTCCTGTTTTTATAAAAAAAATCTAATGTAACAAAATTGTTTAGAAATAATGGAATGCCATATAGAATATAATCCAGGATTCGTTAATATAACTAATCGTAAATTTACCCATAAACCAGTTTTTACAGGTAATTAAATGACTCTTTGCCCCTGTGGTTCACAAAATAAATATGAGCAATGTTGTGGGATTTATCTGGAAAGCAAGAAAGCTCCTGAAACACCAGAACAATTAATGCGTTCGAGATATACCGCGTATTCTCTTGCAAAAATCGATTATATTAAACACACCATGAAGGACAAACCACTAATTGCTTTCAACGAATCAGAAGCGAAAGAGTGGGCTCAAAATGTCTCCTGGCTGGGTTTGAAAATCATTCAAAGCTATTTGGAGAGCCCGGA
Coding sequences within:
- a CDS encoding chloride channel protein → MELTSSDNQLFQSSKASLALVTVFVGVGSGFLGMCLAMLLHYLQHIAYGYSPLHIMSNETFLEGVRASSADRRISILFLCGLIAGAGWWALYRFGKPLVSIASAIKSGKPMPVLSTFIHAFLQIITIALGSPLGREVAPREVSSVFAFWLSSKAGLTPEESKIMLACGAGAGLAAVYNVPLGGAVFVLEVLLCTSNWTVLLPALSSSAIAVLVSWWGLGNESIYQLPEFSLTAPLIIWSILASPVLGFFAFWFIQIATVQRSKAMHNWQMILACLINFSLIGVFAVYFPSLLGNGKSPAQMEFDQAVGIGLSILLFLLRNVFVWSSLRVGAQGGLLTPSLANGALLGAVLGGVWNLYFPPAPIHAFALIGATAFLAAAQKMPLTAIILIFEFTRINFIFLIPIMLAVSGSMGMCQLTKNYYIKYKV
- a CDS encoding YchJ family protein, encoding MTLCPCGSQNKYEQCCGIYLESKKAPETPEQLMRSRYTAYSLAKIDYIKHTMKDKPLIAFNESEAKEWAQNVSWLGLKIIQSYLESPDKGFVEFIATFLDGNQLKNIHELSEFQKDGSLWFYVDGVDKQLSNKQNKQKIGRNSPCPCGSGKKFKNCHEK